In Chiroxiphia lanceolata isolate bChiLan1 chromosome 7, bChiLan1.pri, whole genome shotgun sequence, the DNA window ACTTTCAGTCCCCCAAGTGAATCCTGTGCACAAAGTAACAGTTATTGTTTGTCAGTAGTTTTTCATTATCCCAAATCTGTTTTGTgatgcattttttattaaagacaGCTTAGGTGAATGATTACTTCAGATAGAAAGGATTCTTCTAATTCAAAAGCCCAGGGGAACAGTCCTGAGACCAAGGAACACAGCTTTTCTTCACAGACACACTCACCTTTACCTCAGAAAAGGTAAAGGTTCTTTCTCCCACAACTTACCTGAAAACTTCACTACAGATTCTTTAATAGAGTTGTCTATTTGTAACAGCATTTTATCACAACAGTagataacaggaaaaaataattcttctctATTGTCTTAAACAGGTTTCTTTTGAATTTCGTTCACTTCTACACTCAAAACTTGCTACGCTGTTTTTTGATGAAGTGGTAAAGCAGATGGTTGCTGCCTTTGAAAGAAGAGCATCCAAACTCCATGGCCCAGAAACCAGCATACCTCGGGAGCTGATGCTCCATGAAGTTCATCAGACGTAAAGGGACAACTGTAACCACCTCATTTACAACCTTGTTTGTACACTTCATTTGTACTAAGTGCCGTGCTCCACCTTTGGGGCATCTATTTCTTATCTGAGCTGTGTGTTAAGATTTTATACTGTACCAAACATACCTGCTCAGCCAGACCTGTATAGAAAGTTCAAAAGCTGCAATCAAGTGCAACTTAAAGCCTTATCAGTAACAGACAACAGGCAGCAACTGTAACCCAAGATATCTCAGGCTGCCCTTAACGTGCCAAACGGCTCCCGGAATCACGGTCCAAGTTCTGCCTTATCCAAgctcatgatttttcttttagcacTGTAACATATTAACTCAAGTTTAAGTTATTAGTAGTGTGACTGTAATCTAACAGCACCAACTCAGCCAGCTCTGGCCAAGCCAAGGGAAACCGACATTCTGGCTTCACAGAGAACGGAACACTTTGCCAAGCACTGACTGGTGGGTGCTTTCAATCCAGATGAATGGCAAAGGTGAGTCGGGAATCTCTGGCTGCTCCTGAACTGACCTGGAACTGCTATAGAACACTCTCAACTATCAGAAACTAAATGCAGGGGATACACATAAGGAGTACTATAATCTGAGTGCAGCAGTCTCAGCTGCAGCCAGGGGTTCCCAGTGGATCCGTCTGGGCTCCAGACACCGATCACTCTGTAGGACATTTGGCAGGCTGAGCTTGCCCCGCCCCTCCACTCCTGCACCCTTAAAGTTGCACTTCAGTTAGTTACTCATCTAATGCAAACAGTTCCCACACTGTAAAACAAGGAAGTGTTACCTCTTTGAGAGCAAGGGACCACAGTACTGTCCTCTCTGGAAGAAGGGAACAAGAtgtcctctgctccctgcagccaaGCACACCCACAGCCAGCTGTCATTAAAAAGCATTACAAGAGCACTGAAACCCTTAGTTCTTAGGGGGTTTTCTACCATTTTATTCTCAGCCCATTACGATAGCACCAGCTGTCCTGATTAAATCCACATTCAGTACTTCTGTCCCTGGCATAATTATTCTTTCCAGTCTCTGAAGAAACACAGGTGAATAGGTTTGAATAGATTTTAAATCCTCACTGTGTGCTGCCTTGCATTATCCAATTTCCTTACTGAAATTAGGTGAAGCTCTAGGTCAGGTGCTGAAGCTGGTCCTTTCTCCAAAGTGTCTGTAACCCACGTGGTTACTACAGGACAGCATGTTACGTAACATAGGAAGGTTATGTTTCAGAATAAAGACAGCCCTCAAACAGTTTCAGATTGTTTACTTTTCCAGAAAGAGGAGTTGGCATGTCACATGTCCCCTCTGCGAAGGACAGTTATTAAGGGCAGGAAGCTGAGGAAAGTGACAGCTGGATTGAGGTCAGTTTTACAGCACTGAGAAATTGTACAGCAATTTCGTTTGTTGAGGCAATCAGAGATGAGCATACAGAAGTTTGGGAACACCATTGTTCTGTAGTTTGGAAAGCAGATGACTTTACACATCACTGATATTAGCTTTGTCAGGTCAAAGAACCCAGTAAGTGGCAAAGCAACATTTCTAACGGTAAAACAGCATCTAGTGCAAAATAACTAAATTCTGCAACCCAATACCAGAAAGGAAGACAAGACTGGAAGGCTTAAAGTGAGGAGGTAACCATATATTACACCCGATCAAAGGAACTGTTTaaaacctccccaaaccctTTCTTAGGCAAGACTTACCTGTTTGATACCCTCAGGGCACTTCCCTTCCACTGTAAAAGGTGCACTGGGCCTGTTCAAGCACATGAAACAACCAGCATAGACAGGGCAAAATAAAGCCAGTGCACGTGCCTTGTTTTCAGAGCATTGtttaatatttcaaagaacTGTAGTGCAGTTCAGCTTAGGTATTTCTTACCAAAATTAAAGTCACTTGCATTTCTGAGAAACATTCTAGACAAAGGAATGTTTCTCAGTGTGAAATGCCCTGTCATTTTTTCAAGCATTAAGTGTCTATTTCTAGTAAATCTTAAGAGGCAGGCTGTCCAGGCTCTCCCATAACTATGGCAGATGAAAAAGGTGATACATTTTTGTAACTTTTGAGCAGTTTATTACATAAAGGTCACATAACTCTATTTGCCTACTTTGTACACAATTGTCTAGTCTCACGCACAGTGGCTTCCAAGTTCTTCCTAGTACTGGCAAGCACCAAGAAATTCTGTAATAGAATATCAAGTGCCTTAATTAAGTTCAAATCAGGACCTTGGTAGATGGATCTTGCACCCAGTTATCAGGAATGTACAAATGTCTTTattcaaaaaatacaaaataaattatctgtAGGCATGGACAATGACTGTAAACAATTACACGTGTGTTAAATGAAATCCAGTAACTGATGGTTACAGTGATTTTTCAACACCAGCCTCACTTCAGTCACTATCCACCCTCTGACACTGATAGCTCAAGTTTTTAAAGTCAGAACTGTCAGTCTTCAACAGCACAGCTCATGATGCATCCCTACCCCAGGAATTAGAACATGCCACCTCCCATTCCTCCGCCCATGCCACCCATTCCTCCCATTGCCGGCTCCTTCTCTTCTTTGGGAACCTCAGTCACCACTGCTTCTGCTGTTGATAGGAGAGACGCGACACCGGCGGCGTCCATCAGAGCAGTTCTCACAACctaaaaacagggaagaaataaCTTAATGCCTGCTGGCTGTCACAGGAGGTGGGAGGAGAAGAAGCTGAGAATTAAGACTTTTAGGTTACCTTTGTTGGGTCTATGATTCCTTTTTCTACCATATTTACAAAGTCCCCAAGCATTGCATCATAGCCGACGTCTGACGGGCTCTGCAGGATTTTCTCAACTATCAATGATCCTTCGACACCAGCATTCTTTGCAATAGTCATTGCTGGGATTTTCAGTGTTCTCTTGATTATATCAATCCCTGCAAGAAAAAGGGTGGTCAGAGCTATGTTTTGCATACACTGCTCCCACTGCCAAGGCCTgcctgcaccagctgctggaggatCAATACAGAGAACAGTCTGAGCAAAAACATAATCTATTTGTATCAGTTCCAGGAGGAAAGGTTCTCTGCTACCTGACATTTGTcaacaaatgaaatatttgtagGATATTCACACACATTTTAGTTTTACTACATTTTGAAGAAGTCAGGAGTACTCTTCATGTGTAACATGGCACAAAGcctttttccatttgatttgCCACACAATCTCTTAAGCATTATTAGATTTTGCTTCTGTCTGCAATGGCTGAGAACAGTCAGCTCTAACCATTTGCCACTCTCTGCAGGGGGCACTGCTGCTTTACTGCTACTGGGTCTTTCACAGTCAAGTCAGGCACTCAGTGAAACCTCCCTCCCCCCGAAAAGCAGAGACCACCATACCAAGGGGGTGTGAGGTTCCTGAGATCAAGTAACTAAAAACTCCCTGGAAGCAATCTGCATTTCATCTGAGAAAGCCTCAAGTCAGGACAAAGGCTACTCGCAACACTTCCACACGCATTCCAGTAACTTCCTCACCAATTTTCTGATCTTCATTGGCTGGGGTTAAGGCATCTAACGCTGGAATGCAGCGGAGCAGCGCGCAGCCCCCTCCCGGGACGATGCCCTCCTCCACGGCAGCGCGGGTCGCGTTCAGGGCGTCAGTGACTCTGTCCTTCTTCTCGTTCACTTCAACGTCGCTCGTGCCGCCGACCTACAAGCAGCAAGGCACACGTCAAGGTCCACACGAGGAGCCCGGGTGGGAGAGCACTGCTGGCTAAACACTGCTGCCCCCAAACTAAACAACCAAGACCACTGACAAGTGCCAGAAAGCCAACCCAGCTTCTCCCGTGCTGGCAGCCTTCTGTACCTCAGCAGTCAAGAAACCCAAACACAGTTTTAGTTCATTATCTTTTAATACCTTCAATACTGCTACTCCATCAGAGAGTTTGGCCAATCGCTCGTTGAGTTTCTCCTTTTCATATTCACTGGTGGTGACCTCAAGCTGCTCGATAATTTCTTGAATGCGCTTTTCAATCTGAGCCTTTTCACCCTTCCCCTTCAGAAGCATGGTGTCATCTTTGGTCACAATGACCTCTCCCACTTTACCAAAGTCGTGAGGCTGAATATCTTCCACATTTAGGCTCAAACCCTCTTCTCCAAACACCTGAAAGAAATTACGTGGAAAGCTGGAATTCACAGGTTCCCCATACATCAATTTTTTATCTATAGGCACACGAACACATACAGCTAATGGTGCAAAATAATCACAGTACTGCAGTTGAACAAcacttttcccttctcctgaaGGAGTCCAGGCATGCAGGTACCTCACAAACATTTCTCACAGAATGGAAAACGAGCAGCTTCTCACTCGTGCCTGACTCGTGTAGCTCACTGATTCAAAGTGCCTGGGATGTAAAGTAGTGTTACACAGTCctcacagaatatcctgagttggaagggccccacaaggatcatccaagtccaactcctggcacTGAACAGGACAAACCCACGAATTACACCATTacagagcattgtccaaacacttcttgaactgtGGTGCTGTGATCACATCTctgggagcctcttccagtgcccaaccaccctctgggtgaagaacctcttcctaatatccaacccaaacctcccctgacacagtttcatggcatttcctcaggtcctgtcaccGGTCACCTCAGTGTATTTtgagaagttaaaaatattgGCACTTCACAGACTTTAAAACAGTTTGCTGGCTTGTTACTTTGTGCTGCAGTTAGCTTAAAcatgaagttttatttcaataGCCTCCTTTGCGTCTCAGTATCGTGCCATGGTTTTGAAGTATGTGTAACAAAAAGGCACGTAAAGGGACATTAATCAGTGCACCAAGTATATGCAAAGTTTAGTGCTAAGAAAACCATTCAGTCAATTCTACACATTTTCAGTTATTATATTTGCCACACTTGAGTTCAGGCAATTGTGAGACAATCAGTTTTACAAGGCAGCAAGAAAgctttgctgtatttctaaGATACTGTCTTGGAGTTCCTCCTTCCCTTTAACAGCCTAAATCCTGCAAGGAAATCACGTGTGACTTCAGCCAGTTACAAGGATGCACCGCTCATGGTTGGCCAGGGCTGTATTACACAGCAGTTTTCAGCGTCcgcattttaaaaaaaacaggaagattCTAATATTAGAGTTACTGttacatttttgaaagacaGAACACAGCCTGCAGCCCATAAAATACAAGCCAAGGACCgaaaaatacacattaattTCCCTCCTTAAATATCATTTAACATTTCTTAGAGCAAAAAGCTACTCAGAACATCATTACTTACAGCACCACCGGTAGCAATCGCCATATCCTTAAGCTGGTTTTTCCTGTTGTCACCAAAACCTGGTGCTTTTACAGCAACAACCTGAAGGCCAACCTTCagcctgaagagaaaaattcagaGAGCAACATTCTACATGTGTTCAGAGAACGAGTCTAATTACTAAATCCAATCACTTCAGTACAGCTCTACCAACCAAGCAAACAAGACACCTTCATGAACTGAGCTGATTTTGCTCAAAAAAGTAGTTAAGACACAACTGAGTTTTTGTCTGAATTGACACAAAGTATGGTGATGTCCAAAACTGCTGTTTCTTTGGCACAGACAAGAGAACAAACAGCACTACACCACAGAAATATGAAACATGCTCTCTTCTATGTACTCCTTTAAAAGgatggaaataagaaaaaaaaagcagtatttgtCTAAAAGAATGGATTTTAAGCCTCACCTGTTCAAGACTAGAGTGCTGAGAGCTTCTCCATCAACATCTTCAGCAATAATGACTAAAGGTTTCCTGTTAGCATTGGCGATTTCAAGAGCTGGAACTATGGACTGTACActagaaattttcttttcactgattAAAACGTAAGCATCCTGGAATTCACATTTCTGCCCTGCAGAAACAACACGCATTATCTAAACAATTCCATTACAAAACCACCAAGCATTCTTTTAACTTCAACAGCTATTTTGCAGCAACAGCTGCACTTTttaaactgcattaaaaaatgagaCAAATTCTTTCCTCCAAGACCCCACTTTCAGTCCTGCATTGTTCTTG includes these proteins:
- the HSPD1 gene encoding 60 kDa heat shock protein, mitochondrial; the protein is MLRLSTVLGQIRPVSRALAPHLTRAYAKDVKFGADARALMLQGVDLLADAVAVTMGPKGRTVIIEQSWGSPKVTKDGVTVAKAIDLKDKYKNIGAKLVQDVANNTNEEAGDGTTTATVLARAIAKEGFEKISKGANPVEIRRGVMLAVDAIIGELKKLSKPVTTPEEIAQVATISANGDQEIGNIISDAMKKVGRKGVITVKDGKTLNDELEIIEGMKFDRGYISPYFINTTKGQKCEFQDAYVLISEKKISSVQSIVPALEIANANRKPLVIIAEDVDGEALSTLVLNRLKVGLQVVAVKAPGFGDNRKNQLKDMAIATGGAVFGEEGLSLNVEDIQPHDFGKVGEVIVTKDDTMLLKGKGEKAQIEKRIQEIIEQLEVTTSEYEKEKLNERLAKLSDGVAVLKVGGTSDVEVNEKKDRVTDALNATRAAVEEGIVPGGGCALLRCIPALDALTPANEDQKIGIDIIKRTLKIPAMTIAKNAGVEGSLIVEKILQSPSDVGYDAMLGDFVNMVEKGIIDPTKVVRTALMDAAGVASLLSTAEAVVTEVPKEEKEPAMGGMGGMGGGMGGGMF